A genomic stretch from Bosea sp. F3-2 includes:
- a CDS encoding sugar ABC transporter permease, translating into MRAAYPPIAHRVRGLSDKAIAWLFIAPTMILLLAINLFPLIWTIQLSFTNYRANRPNAPLRNVGLDHYQTILSDPEIWQRMQATAHFVFWTILLQTVIGFALAYLIDRKFRGHGFWTTLILIPMMLSPAVVGNFWTFLYQPQIGLFNYVVSFFSGLAPSSFQMLGDVTLSPWAIIIVDTWMWTPYVMLICLAGLRSIPDYIYEAAEVDRASNWRQFISITLPMCLPFIMLAVLFRGIENFKMFDMVNLLTSGGPGSTTELASITLKRAAFEAWRTGYSSAFAIILFVAVFGLANIYVKALNKVKAR; encoded by the coding sequence ATGCGCGCAGCCTATCCCCCGATCGCCCATCGGGTCCGGGGCCTTTCGGACAAGGCCATCGCCTGGCTTTTCATCGCGCCGACGATGATCCTGCTGCTGGCGATCAATCTGTTCCCGCTGATCTGGACGATCCAGCTCTCCTTCACGAATTACCGCGCCAACCGCCCCAATGCACCGCTGCGCAATGTCGGGCTCGACCACTACCAGACGATCCTGTCGGACCCGGAGATCTGGCAGCGCATGCAGGCCACCGCGCATTTCGTGTTCTGGACCATCCTGCTGCAGACCGTCATCGGCTTCGCACTGGCCTACCTGATCGACCGCAAGTTCCGCGGCCACGGCTTCTGGACCACGCTGATCCTGATCCCGATGATGCTGTCGCCGGCCGTGGTCGGCAATTTCTGGACCTTCCTGTACCAGCCGCAGATCGGCCTGTTCAATTACGTCGTCTCGTTCTTCTCCGGGCTTGCGCCGTCCTCCTTCCAGATGCTGGGCGACGTCACCTTGAGCCCCTGGGCGATCATCATCGTCGATACCTGGATGTGGACGCCCTATGTGATGCTGATCTGCCTGGCCGGCCTGCGCTCGATCCCGGACTACATCTACGAGGCAGCCGAGGTCGACCGCGCCAGCAACTGGCGGCAATTCATCTCGATCACCCTGCCGATGTGCCTGCCCTTCATCATGCTGGCCGTGCTCTTCCGCGGCATCGAGAACTTCAAGATGTTCGACATGGTCAACCTGCTGACCTCGGGTGGGCCGGGCTCGACCACCGAACTCGCCTCGATCACGCTGAAGCGCGCCGCCTTCGAGGCCTGGCGCACCGGCTATTCCTCCGCCTTCGCGATCATCCTGTTCGTCGCCGTGTTCGGGCTGGCGAACATCTATGTGAAGGCGCTGAATAAGGTGAAGGCACGATGA
- a CDS encoding ABC transporter substrate-binding protein, whose protein sequence is MDRRQFLKASAAAAFLPAAPHLAVAQDVKTLRFVPYSDVAIIDPIWTNGYSTRTHALLVWDTLYGLDDQFQPQPQMVEGHVVEDDGKRWTLTLRPGLVFHDGSKVLARDAVASIKRWGARDTFGQALMAATDELSALDDRTVVFRLKQPFPHLPAALARPSALVAAIMPERLAQTDPFKQIPEAIGSGPYRYLTAERIAGARHVYAKHDGYVPRPSGTPSFTAGPRMPYLDRIEFTVMPDAATAVAALQSGAVDWVEQPIIDLLPLLRNDPNITVEVKDRTGMAGQVRLNHLQPPFNNPAIRRVILGAIDQEECMNAVCGGDPQVERGSIGFFPNNSPMASDVAAPALKGPKDFGKLKRELAAAGYKGERAVFLAAQDVPRIALVCDVAADALRRIGVNVDFVAADWGTVLQRISNRNPVEQGGWSCYVTYWSGLDLGSPATSSPLRGNGAKGSPGWPDSPQIEALRARWLAAGDPDIQKGIAREIELQAMQDVPYVPAGQYLQPVAYRKNLTGMLNGVPVFTNLRKG, encoded by the coding sequence ATGGATCGACGCCAGTTCCTGAAAGCCTCGGCCGCGGCCGCCTTCCTGCCGGCAGCGCCGCATCTCGCCGTGGCGCAGGATGTCAAGACGCTGCGCTTCGTGCCCTATTCCGACGTCGCGATCATCGATCCGATCTGGACCAACGGCTATTCGACCCGCACCCATGCGCTGCTCGTCTGGGATACGCTCTACGGCCTCGACGACCAGTTCCAGCCGCAGCCGCAAATGGTCGAGGGCCATGTTGTCGAGGATGACGGCAAGCGCTGGACGCTGACGCTGCGGCCCGGCCTCGTCTTCCACGATGGCAGCAAGGTGCTGGCGCGCGACGCCGTCGCCTCGATCAAGCGCTGGGGCGCCCGCGACACCTTCGGGCAGGCGCTGATGGCGGCGACCGACGAGCTTTCGGCGCTGGACGACCGCACCGTCGTCTTCCGGCTGAAGCAGCCCTTCCCACATCTGCCAGCGGCACTCGCCCGCCCGAGCGCGCTCGTCGCCGCGATCATGCCGGAGCGTCTCGCCCAGACCGATCCGTTCAAGCAAATCCCCGAAGCGATTGGCAGCGGCCCCTATCGCTATCTCACTGCGGAGCGCATCGCCGGCGCCCGCCATGTCTATGCAAAGCACGACGGATACGTTCCGCGTCCGAGCGGCACCCCGAGCTTCACCGCCGGCCCGCGCATGCCCTATCTCGACCGCATCGAGTTCACTGTCATGCCCGATGCCGCGACAGCGGTCGCGGCACTGCAGTCGGGCGCGGTCGACTGGGTCGAGCAGCCGATCATCGACCTGCTGCCGCTGCTGCGCAACGATCCGAACATCACGGTCGAGGTCAAGGACCGGACCGGCATGGCCGGGCAGGTTCGGCTCAATCATCTGCAGCCACCCTTCAATAATCCAGCGATCCGCCGAGTAATTCTCGGTGCGATCGATCAGGAAGAATGCATGAACGCGGTCTGCGGCGGTGATCCGCAGGTCGAACGTGGCAGCATCGGCTTCTTCCCGAACAACTCGCCGATGGCTTCGGACGTCGCCGCGCCCGCTCTCAAGGGACCGAAGGACTTCGGCAAGCTCAAGCGGGAACTCGCGGCCGCAGGCTACAAGGGTGAGCGAGCCGTGTTCCTCGCGGCGCAGGACGTGCCGCGCATCGCGCTGGTCTGCGATGTCGCGGCCGACGCGCTGCGCCGGATTGGCGTTAATGTCGACTTCGTCGCCGCCGACTGGGGCACCGTCCTCCAGCGCATCAGCAACCGGAACCCGGTCGAGCAGGGCGGCTGGAGCTGCTACGTCACCTATTGGTCGGGGCTTGATCTCGGCTCGCCAGCGACGAGTTCGCCGCTGCGCGGAAACGGTGCCAAGGGCAGCCCGGGCTGGCCGGACAGTCCGCAGATCGAGGCGCTACGCGCCCGCTGGCTCGCTGCCGGCGACCCGGACATACAGAAGGGGATCGCCCGCGAGATCGAACTCCAGGCGATGCAGGACGTGCCTTATGTCCCGGCAGGCCAGTATCTGCAGCCGGTCGCTTATCGCAAGAACCT
- a CDS encoding extracellular solute-binding protein → MVGSAALGATTAQAQGKTLTLCWAAWDPANALVELSKDFTAKTNIGMKFEFVPWPNFADRMLNELNSKGKLCDLIIGDSQWIGGSAENKHYVKLNDFFAKEGIKIDDFMPATVTGYAEWPKNTPNYWALPAMGDALGWTYRKDWFSRPELRAEFKAKYNRELAAPKSQTELKQIAEFFQGRDIDGKKVYGAAIFTERGSEGITMGVANALYPFGFKYEDPKKPYAMAGFVNSDDAVKGLEFYKSLYKCCTPPGYSNAYMQEGLDAFKSGQAALQMNWFAFFPGLYKDPNVGGDRIGFFVNPPEKEKGSQLGGQGLSVVAYSPNQAEALSYVKWFASLDVQKKWWELGGYTCHKGVLNDPGFAKSAPFAADFLVAMGQVVDFWAEPSYAQLMQAEQARIHDYVVADKGTAKQALDLLIQDWTKVFKEDGKF, encoded by the coding sequence ATGGTCGGGAGCGCCGCGCTCGGTGCGACGACCGCTCAGGCCCAGGGCAAGACGCTCACCCTCTGCTGGGCGGCCTGGGACCCAGCCAATGCGCTGGTCGAACTCTCCAAGGATTTCACCGCGAAGACCAACATCGGCATGAAGTTCGAGTTCGTGCCCTGGCCCAACTTCGCCGACCGGATGCTCAACGAGCTCAATTCCAAGGGCAAGCTCTGCGACCTGATCATCGGTGACTCGCAGTGGATCGGCGGCTCCGCCGAGAACAAACATTACGTGAAGCTGAACGATTTCTTCGCCAAGGAAGGGATCAAGATCGACGACTTCATGCCGGCGACCGTCACCGGCTATGCCGAATGGCCGAAGAATACGCCGAACTACTGGGCGCTGCCGGCCATGGGGGATGCGCTCGGCTGGACCTACCGCAAGGACTGGTTCTCCAGACCTGAGCTGCGGGCCGAATTCAAGGCCAAGTACAACCGCGAGCTCGCCGCGCCGAAGTCGCAGACCGAGCTGAAGCAGATCGCCGAGTTCTTCCAGGGCCGCGACATCGACGGCAAGAAGGTCTATGGCGCGGCGATCTTCACCGAGCGTGGCTCGGAAGGCATCACGATGGGCGTCGCCAACGCGCTCTATCCTTTCGGCTTCAAATATGAGGACCCGAAGAAGCCCTACGCCATGGCTGGTTTCGTCAACTCCGATGACGCCGTGAAGGGCTTGGAGTTCTACAAGTCTCTGTACAAGTGCTGCACACCGCCGGGCTATTCCAACGCCTATATGCAGGAGGGTCTGGACGCTTTCAAATCCGGACAGGCGGCCCTGCAGATGAACTGGTTCGCCTTCTTTCCCGGCCTGTACAAGGATCCCAATGTCGGCGGCGACAGGATCGGCTTCTTCGTCAATCCGCCTGAGAAGGAGAAGGGCTCGCAGCTCGGCGGGCAGGGCCTCTCGGTCGTCGCCTATTCGCCGAACCAGGCCGAGGCGCTGTCCTACGTCAAATGGTTCGCCTCGCTCGACGTGCAGAAGAAGTGGTGGGAGCTCGGCGGCTATACCTGCCACAAGGGCGTGCTGAATGATCCAGGTTTCGCCAAATCCGCGCCCTTCGCGGCCGACTTCCTCGTCGCCATGGGCCAGGTCGTCGATTTCTGGGCCGAGCCTTCCTACGCGCAGCTGATGCAGGCGGAGCAGGCGCGCATCCACGACTATGTCGTTGCGGACAAGGGCACCGCCAAACAGGCGCTCGACCTGCTGATCCAGGACTGGACCAAGGTCTTCAAGGAAGACGGCAAGTTCTGA
- a CDS encoding carbohydrate ABC transporter permease gives MSGALSTAHSVVAPSGRVKLLAGTIVVLYALVAIVPLLWIGLTSIKTPPDSISYPPKVVPFLHFEPSIEGYCNLFNTRSRQTADYLASLPPANSACEEITRSRSMVVVGPSNYVPRFVNSLIIAFGSTLLSVGLGTCAAYAFSRFKVPLKDDLLFFILSTRMMPPIAVAIPIFLMYRELGLSDTRLGMILLYTSVNVSLAVWLLKGFIDEIPREYEEAAMIDGYTRLQAFRKVVLPQATTGIVATAIFCLIFAWNEYAFAVLLTSGTAQTAPPFIPIIIGEGGQDWPAVAAGTTLFLIPILVFTVLLRKHLLRGITFGAVRK, from the coding sequence ATGAGCGGCGCTCTCTCCACGGCCCATTCCGTCGTCGCGCCGAGCGGACGCGTCAAGCTGCTGGCAGGCACCATCGTCGTTCTCTACGCGCTGGTGGCGATCGTGCCGCTGCTCTGGATCGGCCTGACCAGCATCAAGACGCCGCCCGATTCAATCTCTTACCCACCCAAGGTGGTGCCCTTCCTGCATTTCGAGCCTTCGATCGAAGGCTATTGCAACCTGTTCAACACGCGCTCGCGCCAGACGGCGGATTATCTCGCCTCGCTGCCGCCTGCGAATTCCGCCTGCGAAGAGATCACGCGCTCGCGCAGCATGGTGGTCGTCGGCCCGTCCAATTATGTGCCGCGCTTCGTCAATTCGCTGATCATCGCCTTCGGCTCGACGCTGCTCTCCGTGGGGCTGGGCACCTGCGCGGCCTATGCCTTCTCGCGCTTCAAGGTGCCGCTGAAGGACGACCTGCTGTTCTTCATCCTCTCGACGCGGATGATGCCGCCGATCGCCGTCGCGATCCCGATCTTCCTGATGTATCGCGAGCTCGGCCTCTCCGACACGCGGCTCGGAATGATCCTGCTCTACACTTCGGTCAACGTCTCGCTGGCCGTCTGGCTGCTCAAGGGCTTCATCGACGAGATCCCGCGCGAATACGAGGAAGCGGCGATGATCGACGGCTATACGCGACTGCAGGCCTTCCGCAAGGTCGTGCTGCCGCAGGCGACGACCGGCATCGTCGCGACCGCAATCTTCTGCCTGATCTTCGCCTGGAACGAATATGCCTTCGCCGTGCTGCTCACCTCAGGCACGGCGCAAACCGCGCCGCCCTTCATCCCGATCATCATCGGCGAGGGCGGGCAGGATTGGCCAGCCGTGGCCGCCGGAACGACGCTGTTCCTGATCCCGATCCTGGTTTTCACCGTGCTGCTGCGCAAGCACCTCCTCCGCGGCATCACCTTCGGGGCGGTGCGCAAATGA
- a CDS encoding GntR family transcriptional regulator yields MSLASTSSAATAQDEAYRAILQDIRSARYQPGDRLIPEKIARELAMSRMPVREAFQRLANEGLVLIRPNRGCVVSGLTIAEIYELFEIRSVLEGLAVRLAMPRFDGAALAELDDHVVRMHRAGAAGGADWLSKHQEFHAYICGLSGRPKLIAQIAALHIAVEPYMRVWLHHVAHPAQATERQDEVVEAIKTGDAEHAEAVMRDHILRTAPRLAAFLRSRNQAAGVPSGLPASTHI; encoded by the coding sequence ATGAGCCTGGCATCGACCTCGTCGGCGGCAACGGCGCAGGATGAGGCCTATCGCGCGATCCTGCAGGACATCCGCAGCGCGCGTTACCAGCCCGGCGACCGGTTGATCCCAGAGAAGATCGCGCGCGAGCTCGCCATGAGCCGCATGCCGGTGCGAGAAGCCTTTCAGCGCCTCGCCAACGAAGGGCTCGTCCTGATCCGGCCCAATCGCGGCTGCGTCGTTTCCGGCCTGACCATCGCGGAGATCTACGAGCTCTTCGAGATCCGTTCGGTGCTGGAGGGTCTCGCAGTCCGCCTCGCCATGCCGCGCTTCGATGGCGCCGCGCTGGCCGAGCTCGACGATCACGTCGTCCGCATGCACCGCGCCGGTGCAGCCGGCGGCGCCGACTGGCTCAGCAAGCACCAGGAATTCCATGCCTATATTTGCGGCCTGAGTGGACGCCCCAAGCTGATCGCCCAGATCGCGGCGCTGCATATCGCGGTCGAACCCTATATGCGCGTCTGGCTCCACCATGTCGCCCACCCCGCCCAGGCTACGGAGCGCCAAGACGAGGTCGTTGAGGCGATCAAGACCGGCGACGCCGAGCATGCCGAGGCGGTGATGCGCGACCACATACTGCGTACCGCGCCGCGTCTCGCCGCGTTCCTGCGGAGCCGCAACCAGGCGGCCGGGGTTCCGTCGGGCCTGCCGGCCAGTACTCATATCTGA